A segment of the Georgenia sp. M64 genome:
TCAGTGCTGTGGGACGACGTCGGCCTTCTCGAGGTGCTCCGACGTCGCGGCCTCGCGCAGCGCGGCGACGAGGGCGGCGGTGACGTCCTCGGTCGTGGCCGCGCCGCCGAGGTCGCGGGTGAGGACGCCGGCGGCGGTGACGGCGTCGATGGCGGCCCGGACGGCGTCGGCGGCCGCGGGCAGGCCGAGGTGGTCGAGCATGAGGGCGCCGCTCGCGACGGCCCCGACCGGGTTGGCCATGCCCTGGCCGGCGATGTCCGGGGCGGAGCCGTGGACGGGCTCGAACATGGACGGGTAGCGGCGCTCGGGGTTGAGGTTGGCGCTCGCCGCGAGGCCGAGGCTGCCGGCGAGCGCGCTGCCGAGGTCGGAGAGGATGTCGGCGTTGAGGTTGGAGGCGACGACGACGGACAGGGTCTCGGGCCGCAGGACGAACCTCGCGGCCATGGCGTCGACGAGGACCGACTCGGTCTCGACGTCCGGGTAGTCCGCGGCGACCCGGGCGAAGACCTCGTCCCACAGCACCATCCCGTACTGCTGGGCATTGGACTTCGTCACCGAGGTGAGCGTCTTGCGGTCGCGGGTGCGGGCGAGGTCGAAGGCGAACCGCATGATCCGCTCGCAGCCGACCTCGGTGAACAGCGACGTCTGGACGGCGACCTCGCCGCCGGTGCGGGCGGAGAGGTTCCGCCCGCCGAGCCCGGCGTACTCGCCCTCGCTGTTCTCCCGGACCACCACCCAGTCCAGCTCGGTGGTGTCGGCCTTGCGCAGGGGGCTGGTCACGCCGGGGTGGAACCGCACCGGCCGGACGTTGGCCCACTGGTCGAAGCCCTGGCAGATGGCCAGCCGCAGACCCCACAGGCTCACGTGGTCGGGCACGCCCGGCCAGCCGACCGCGCCGAAGTAGATGGCGTCGAAGTCCTGGAGCACCTCGAGCCCGTCGGTGGGCATCATCCGGCCGGTCTCGCCGTAGTACGCCGACCCCCAGGGGAGCTCCGTCCACTCCACCGCGGAGGCGCCGTGCAGGCGCAGCGCCTCGTCGAGGACGACCCGGCCGGCGTCGACGACCTCACGCCCGACGCCGTCGCCAGGGATCGAGGCGACGCGGAAGGTGCGGGGAGCGGGGTCGGTCATCGTGGTCTCCGGTCTCGCGGGGTGTGGCACGCCCCGAGTGAACCGGTCGTGGCGCGGTCGTGTCCAAGACGAACCTCCGATATCTCCGATAGCCACGGCCTATCGGACATCGTCACCGGCCGGCATAGATCTGCATGTCAACTGCGACGCGGCTCGTTCCGGACGTCGGGTCAATAGGTGCGGACCGTCCGACCGGTACGGTGCCGGTGTGGACGTGCGCCAGCTCCAGTACTTCCTCGCCGTCGTCGACGAGGGCGGGGTGCACGCCGCCGCGGAGAAGCTGTTCGTCGCGCAGCCGTCGGTGTCGCAGTCCCTGCGCGCCCTCCAGCGCACCCTGGGGGCCGAGCTCTTCACCCGCACCGGGCGGCGGCTGCAGCTCACGGCCGCCGGGGAGGCACTGGTCGCACCGGCCCGTCAGGTCCTGCACTGGATGGAGCTCTCCCGGGCGCACGTCGAGGCGGTCAACGGCCTGCGCACCGGCCGCCTCGTCGTCGCCACCATGCCCTCGCAGGCGGTGGACCCGCTGCCCACCGTCATCGACCGGTTCGTGCGCAAGTACCCGATGGTGCAGATCTCGATCCGGTCCGCCGGGACCCCGCAGACGGTGATGGCGCTGGTGCGCTCGGGTGGCGTGGAGCTCGGCGTCATGGCGGTGACCGAGACCCCGGACGCCGAGGACCTCATCGTCCATCCCCTGGCCCAGCAGGGGTTCATCGTCATCTCCTCCCGGGAGGCGAACCTGCCGGCGCGGGGACCGCTCACCTACGACCAGCTCGAGGGCCAGCGGCTCATCATCGGCCAGCCCGGCACGGGCATGCGGCGGGTGGCCGACCAGGTGATCGCGGCGAACCGGTCGACGGTCGCCGTCGTCGAGACCGAGCACCGGGAGGCGATCCTCCCAATGGTCCTCGCAGGCACCGGGATCGCGATCATCGCCGAGCCGTGGCGCGCCCTCGCCCGGGAGGCCGGGCTGGTCGTCCACGACCTCGTCACGGACGAGCGGCTCGAGGCCTCGGTCGTGCACCGCGACGTCGACCTCTCCCCGGCCGCGCGCGCCTTCCTGCTCCTCACTGCGCCGGTCGCGGCCACGCACCACCCACCCGGCTGACGGCGGCACCGCCGCGGCGCCACCGCCCGCGAGCGCCGTCACCCTCCAGCACCGGCACCCTCACGGCTACCACCGCCACTGGCCGCCCGCCGCCCGGTCTGCCGCCATCGAGTCTGCTCATCTGGTCGCTCATCACTACCATCCGAGCAGACTCGTCCGGCAAGGACCGACGGCGCCACGGACGCACGCACCGAGTCTGCTGATCTGGTCGTGGATCGCGACCATCCGAGCAATCTCGTGCGGAGGGGACTGACGGTGCCACGTCAGTGCGGCTGCCGGGAGCGCACTGAGCTCGGTGGCACCGGCACCGGCACCGGCGCCGGCCGACGGTCAGTCCGGCGGGCTCGCGGAGACGACGCCGCGGCGACGAGAGAAGTGCGCCGCCCGGCTGAAGAGCTGCCCGGTCAGGTCGTCGCGCTGTCTTGGAGGAGCATCTCCGCGGTCCTCGAGTCCGTGATGAGCACGTTGACCCAGCCGCCAAGAACCGCCCCGCGGACGGCCTGGAGCTTGGACTCACCGCCGGCAACCCCCACCCGGCGGGGGACCCGGTGGAGCAGCTCCGCGGAGATCCCGGCCACGCGACCGTCGAAGTCGGACCGGACGAGGCGCCCGGCGTGGTCGAAGTACCGCAGGCACACGTCACCGACGGCGTCCAGGTCCTGGAGCTGGCGCAGGTCGGCCTCCGCCAAGGTGTTGCCGCTCTCTCGCAGCATCGGGGAGGGGTTCAACGCACCGATTCCCACCAGAGCCACCGTCAGGTCCTGCCAGAAGGTCATCACGTGCTCCATGGTCGGGTCGCTCAGCAGGCTCTCGCGCGCCTCGGCGGTGCCCATGACCCCCGGCGTGAGCATGAAGACGGCCTCAGCCCCCACCAGCATGGCGAGCCGCTCGAGCAGGCGCGTGGCCTGGACCTGAACCCTGGGCGTCCCGAGCCCGCCGACGAGCTGGACGACCACATCGGCGGCTCGCGTCTTGCTCGGCCGCATGACCTCGATCGCCGCCAGCAGGGAGGCACTCCACGAGGAGATGCCGATACGGTCGTGACCGGTCAGCGTGGTCTCCAGGTAGGTCGCCGCAGCGGCCCCCAGCGCCTGGACGGAGTCTCCCTCGATGCCCGAGACATCGGCGACGACGGCCTCCGAGAGGCCGAACCGCGCCTCCAACGCCTCCTCGAGATCTGTGTGGACCCCCGCGGGAAGGCTGACGACCGTGCGCACGATGCCCACGTCGACGGCCTGCTTGAGCAGCCGCGAGACGCGCGGCTGGGAGATGTGCAGCTCCGCAGCGATCTCGGCCTGCCGCATCCCTCGCTCGTGGTACATCCGCGCCACACGGGCCATCAGCCTCAGGTGATCGTTGCGGACGAGGTTCGCCGGCTGGCGCCCGCGCCGCAGAGTGCTGTCCAGCACCGGTGTCCCCTCTCTCGCGAAATGTCCCGGGCGGTGCGCTCTGAGAACGCACCGCCCTGTGACCATGGTCGCATCCGCCGCGTGGGCGCGGCGGTGTCGGTCAGGCCTTGCGTCCGATCGTCTCGCGAGCCGCTGCGGCGATCCCCTCGGCACTGATACCGAAGTGGTCCATCAACCAGCCCGCGGAACCGGTCGGCGCGAAGGTGTCCGGGACCCCGACCCGACGCACGGGCACGGGGTGGTGCTCGACGACGACCTCGGCGACGGCGCCGCCGAGTCCGCCGTTGACCGTGGCCTCCTCCGCGGTCACGATGGCGCCGGTCTCCCGGGCCGCCACCACCACGGCATCGACGTCGAACGGCTTGATCGACGGGACCGACAGCACCCGGGCGCGGACACCCTCGGCGGCCAGGATGTCGGCGGCGCCCAGGGCACGCGTCACGACCGTCCCGTTGGCCATCAGGGTGACGTCGTCGCCGTCGCGGAGCCGGACGGCCCTGCCCGGCTCGAACTGGTATCCCTCCGGGTTCACCGCCGGCACGCCCATCCGGCTGACCCGCACGAACACCGGGCCCTCGTGCCGGGCCGCCCAGGCGATGGCCTGCGCCGTCTCCGCGGCGTCGGCCGGGACGATCACCGCCAGGTCCGGGATGGCGCGCAGCCAGGCCAGGTCCTCGATGGAGTGGTGCGTGGGGCCGAGCTGGCCGTAGGCCATGCCAGGGCTCATGCCGCAGAGCTTGATGTTGCCCTGGGCGTAGGCACCGTCGACCTTCACCTGCTCCATGGCGCGGGCCGTGAGGAAGCACGCCGCCCCGGAGACGAACGGGATCTTCCCGCCGTTCGCGAGACCAGCGGCCACTCCCACCATGTCCTGCTCCGCGATGCCCACGTTGATGAGGCGGTCGGGGAACCGCTCGGCGAACGGCGCGAGCTTGCTCGAGCCGACCGAGTCGTTGACCACGACGACGATCCGCTCATCGTGCTCCGCCGCCTCCAGCAGCGCCTCGACGTAGGCCTCGCGGCAGTCGTGCAGCGTCTCCTGCAGGACGGCGTTCATGCTTCCTCCAGCTCGGTCGTGGCCGTCGCCACCTGCTCGGCGCTCGGGACCTTGTGGTGCCAGGCCGCCTTGTCGCTCATGAACGAGATGGGGTGGCCCTTGTGGGTGTGGGCGATGACGAACGTCGGTCGGCCGGAGGCCGCCGGCACCGCGGCGAAGGCGTCGATGAGCGCACCGTGGTCGTGCCCGTCGACCTCCACGACCTCCCACCCGAACGCCCGCGCCTTGTCGGCGAGCGGCTCCAGGTCGTTGGTCTCGGCCACCGCGGCACCCTGCTGCAGGCCGTTGCGGTCGACGATCGCCACGAGGTTGCCCAGGCGCCGGTTGCCGGCCGTCATCATGGCCTCCCAGTTCGAGCCCTCCTGGAGCTCACCGTCGCCGAGGATGACGTAGGTCTTGCGGTCCGAGCCGTCGATCTGCGCTGCGATCGCCGTGCCGACGGCGATGGGCAGGCCATGGCCGAGCGGCCCGGTGTTGGCCTCGACGGCTGCGACCTTCTTCCGGTCGGGGTGGCCGTTGAGCTTGGACAGCGGCTGCAGGAAGGTCTCCAGCTCGTCGGGGTCGAGGAGCCCGGCCGCCGCGAGGGTGGTGTAGAGAGCGGCGGCGACGTGCCCCTTGGACAGCACGACCCGGTCGCGCTCGGGGTCGTCGAGCCGGGTGGGGTCGATGTCAAGGACGTGCAGGTACAGGGTCGCCAGGACGTCGGTGATGGACATCTCGCCGCCGATGTGGCCCTGCCCGGCCTCGTGCACCATCCTGATGTCGCGCAGCCGGATCTGGCGGGCACCCTCGGCGACGTGGGCGACGATCTCCTCCCTGCCCGCGCCGGCGCCGGTCCGGCCGATCCAGGGTGCCTTGCCCGCCGGCGGCATCAGCGCGGTCATCGCTTCAGCTCTGCGGACGTCATGGAGCTCAGCAGCGCGTCCTGGATCAGCCGCTGGGCGGCCATCGCGTCGTGGCGCTCCTGCGCCTCGGCCAGTGCGGCCATGTCCAGGCTCTCGAGCGCCCGGTAGAGCGCCTTGAGAAACCGGATCGCGGTCCGGGCGGCGTCGACGCTGTCCTCGCGGAACGGGAACTGGTCGAGCTGCCACACCCCTTCCCAGCCGTTGATCTTGAGGGTGTAGAAGAACTCGAAGATCTCCGTCATGTGCACGGTGCCGACGACGAGGTCGTCGTCCCAGCCGCGCAGGTTGTCGTTGACGTCCATCGCCCAGAGCTTGCCGTGGTCGATGAGCAGCTGGGCCGCGGCCGCGGGCGACTCACCGCCGAAGAGCGAGTGGCCGAAGTCCATGAGGACCCCGATGTTGTCCAGGCCCGTCTCCTGGATCCCGAGCAGGGTGGTGGCGGCCGAGTCCCAGAGCATCTTGACCCGCGGTTCGCGGGGCTTGTACTCGATGACGAACTTCAGGTCGGGGTGTGCGCCGGCGAGCTCACGCAGCCCGTCGACCGAGCGCTTCCACTGCTGGCGGTGGTTGACCTGGAAGGGGTAGTCGAAACCGTCCTGCCCCGGCCAGAGCTTGACGTAGGTCGCACCGAGCTCACGAACCACCTCCGCGGAGGCGTGCATGATGTCCATCGCCCGGCTCCGGGCCCCGGCGTCGGGGTTGGTGAAGGCACCCTTGACGTGGTCGCGGAGGTAGATCTCGGGGGTGATCCCCACGGCCTCGAGACCGTGCGCGGCGAGCGCCTGCTTGATCTCGTCGACGCCGACACCCGGGGTGAACGGGTAGGGCAGGTCGACGTAGGACAGGTCGCCGACCTTCCCCGCCAGCTCGATCATGTCGAGCGTGGTCCTGGGGTCGCCGTATCCGTCCACGGCGTAACGGTCCACGTACGTGGCGAAGTGCCACAGACCGGCTCCGAACTTCGGGTATGTCGTCATGTCAGCTCTTTCTTTGGTGGTGGTGCTCGCCACGAGGCCGTTCCCGGGGGAGCGGCGCACCGCGCCGCTCCCCCGGGAGCGTTCAGCTCTCGAGGGCGAAGAGGGTGTACTGCTCGGCGTTGTCCGCGTTGATGAGGACGCAGTCCACGGACTGCTTCTCGGGCTGACCGGTCTCGCCGGTGCGGATGAAGGCGTCGGCCTGCTCGACCGCCATCTCGGAGATGGTCACGGCCGGCTGCAGACCGGTGGCCAGGAGCGTTCCGTCCTTGATGGCCTGCACCGCGTCCGGGCTGCCGTCGAAGCCCGCGACCACGACCTCGCCGGTCAGGCCGGCGGCGTCCACCGCCGCCACGGCTCCGAGCGCCATGGTGTCGTTGCCGGCGATGACGCC
Coding sequences within it:
- a CDS encoding tartrate dehydrogenase yields the protein MTDPAPRTFRVASIPGDGVGREVVDAGRVVLDEALRLHGASAVEWTELPWGSAYYGETGRMMPTDGLEVLQDFDAIYFGAVGWPGVPDHVSLWGLRLAICQGFDQWANVRPVRFHPGVTSPLRKADTTELDWVVVRENSEGEYAGLGGRNLSARTGGEVAVQTSLFTEVGCERIMRFAFDLARTRDRKTLTSVTKSNAQQYGMVLWDEVFARVAADYPDVETESVLVDAMAARFVLRPETLSVVVASNLNADILSDLGSALAGSLGLAASANLNPERRYPSMFEPVHGSAPDIAGQGMANPVGAVASGALMLDHLGLPAAADAVRAAIDAVTAAGVLTRDLGGAATTEDVTAALVAALREAATSEHLEKADVVPQH
- a CDS encoding LysR family transcriptional regulator, which translates into the protein MDVRQLQYFLAVVDEGGVHAAAEKLFVAQPSVSQSLRALQRTLGAELFTRTGRRLQLTAAGEALVAPARQVLHWMELSRAHVEAVNGLRTGRLVVATMPSQAVDPLPTVIDRFVRKYPMVQISIRSAGTPQTVMALVRSGGVELGVMAVTETPDAEDLIVHPLAQQGFIVISSREANLPARGPLTYDQLEGQRLIIGQPGTGMRRVADQVIAANRSTVAVVETEHREAILPMVLAGTGIAIIAEPWRALAREAGLVVHDLVTDERLEASVVHRDVDLSPAARAFLLLTAPVAATHHPPG
- a CDS encoding sugar-binding domain-containing protein, coding for MLDSTLRRGRQPANLVRNDHLRLMARVARMYHERGMRQAEIAAELHISQPRVSRLLKQAVDVGIVRTVVSLPAGVHTDLEEALEARFGLSEAVVADVSGIEGDSVQALGAAAATYLETTLTGHDRIGISSWSASLLAAIEVMRPSKTRAADVVVQLVGGLGTPRVQVQATRLLERLAMLVGAEAVFMLTPGVMGTAEARESLLSDPTMEHVMTFWQDLTVALVGIGALNPSPMLRESGNTLAEADLRQLQDLDAVGDVCLRYFDHAGRLVRSDFDGRVAGISAELLHRVPRRVGVAGGESKLQAVRGAVLGGWVNVLITDSRTAEMLLQDSATT
- a CDS encoding transketolase C-terminal domain-containing protein, with protein sequence MNAVLQETLHDCREAYVEALLEAAEHDERIVVVVNDSVGSSKLAPFAERFPDRLINVGIAEQDMVGVAAGLANGGKIPFVSGAACFLTARAMEQVKVDGAYAQGNIKLCGMSPGMAYGQLGPTHHSIEDLAWLRAIPDLAVIVPADAAETAQAIAWAARHEGPVFVRVSRMGVPAVNPEGYQFEPGRAVRLRDGDDVTLMANGTVVTRALGAADILAAEGVRARVLSVPSIKPFDVDAVVVAARETGAIVTAEEATVNGGLGGAVAEVVVEHHPVPVRRVGVPDTFAPTGSAGWLMDHFGISAEGIAAAARETIGRKA
- a CDS encoding transketolase, coding for MTALMPPAGKAPWIGRTGAGAGREEIVAHVAEGARQIRLRDIRMVHEAGQGHIGGEMSITDVLATLYLHVLDIDPTRLDDPERDRVVLSKGHVAAALYTTLAAAGLLDPDELETFLQPLSKLNGHPDRKKVAAVEANTGPLGHGLPIAVGTAIAAQIDGSDRKTYVILGDGELQEGSNWEAMMTAGNRRLGNLVAIVDRNGLQQGAAVAETNDLEPLADKARAFGWEVVEVDGHDHGALIDAFAAVPAASGRPTFVIAHTHKGHPISFMSDKAAWHHKVPSAEQVATATTELEEA
- a CDS encoding TIM barrel protein: MTTYPKFGAGLWHFATYVDRYAVDGYGDPRTTLDMIELAGKVGDLSYVDLPYPFTPGVGVDEIKQALAAHGLEAVGITPEIYLRDHVKGAFTNPDAGARSRAMDIMHASAEVVRELGATYVKLWPGQDGFDYPFQVNHRQQWKRSVDGLRELAGAHPDLKFVIEYKPREPRVKMLWDSAATTLLGIQETGLDNIGVLMDFGHSLFGGESPAAAAQLLIDHGKLWAMDVNDNLRGWDDDLVVGTVHMTEIFEFFYTLKINGWEGVWQLDQFPFREDSVDAARTAIRFLKALYRALESLDMAALAEAQERHDAMAAQRLIQDALLSSMTSAELKR